In Rothia mucilaginosa, one genomic interval encodes:
- a CDS encoding PaaI family thioesterase, whose amino-acid sequence MTENNTQHPPVRAAAPTTLTTEEIKAQLTESGIPEHLHPYFPRGLGELIPAMGIKFQELTAERTVATMPVAGNTQPIGLLHGGANVVLAETLGSLSAGVHGGENLVAVGVDINATHVRPAVSGLVTATCTAVKLGRTLCIHTIDIVDERGRTTCTARITNMLIPRPTA is encoded by the coding sequence ATGACTGAAAACAACACACAGCACCCACCCGTCCGCGCGGCAGCACCCACCACCCTCACTACAGAAGAAATCAAGGCGCAGCTGACCGAAAGCGGAATCCCTGAGCACCTGCACCCCTACTTCCCCCGCGGCCTGGGCGAGCTCATCCCCGCCATGGGCATTAAGTTCCAGGAACTCACCGCAGAACGCACCGTCGCAACCATGCCCGTCGCCGGTAACACCCAGCCCATCGGCCTGCTGCACGGCGGCGCCAACGTGGTTCTTGCCGAGACCCTCGGCTCACTCTCCGCGGGCGTACACGGCGGCGAAAACCTCGTAGCAGTCGGCGTGGACATCAACGCAACCCACGTGCGCCCGGCAGTCTCCGGCCTGGTTACCGCAACCTGCACCGCCGTCAAGCTCGGACGCACCCTGTGCATCCACACCATCGACATTGTGGATGAGCGCGGCCGCACCACCTGCACGGCGCGCATCACCAACATGCTGATCCCCCGCCCCACTGCATAA
- a CDS encoding ANTAR domain-containing response regulator gives MSELTTQNQAEEQGPARTVVVAEDEALIRLDIVEILKDQGFDVVAETDNGKTAVELAQKHRPDLVLMDVKMPIMDGITAAEEIAKEQIAPVVLLTAFSQKELVDRAVEAGAMAYVVKPFSPNDLVPAIEVAISRYEQIRALEKEVGTIRDQFETRKLVDRAKSLLITKMNLTEPEAFRWIQKTSMDRRLSMREVSDTIIKQLS, from the coding sequence ATGTCAGAGCTGACCACTCAAAACCAGGCGGAGGAGCAGGGCCCGGCCCGCACCGTCGTCGTGGCAGAAGACGAGGCACTGATTCGCCTCGACATCGTCGAAATTCTGAAGGACCAGGGTTTCGATGTTGTTGCAGAAACCGATAACGGCAAGACCGCCGTCGAGCTAGCGCAGAAGCACCGCCCCGACCTCGTCCTCATGGATGTGAAGATGCCGATCATGGACGGCATCACCGCAGCCGAAGAAATCGCGAAGGAACAGATCGCTCCCGTCGTTCTGCTGACCGCATTCAGCCAGAAGGAACTCGTCGATCGTGCCGTTGAGGCAGGCGCTATGGCGTACGTCGTCAAGCCCTTCTCCCCGAACGACCTGGTCCCCGCAATCGAGGTGGCAATCAGCCGCTACGAGCAGATTCGCGCTCTCGAGAAGGAAGTTGGCACCATCCGCGACCAGTTCGAGACCCGCAAGCTGGTTGACCGCGCAAAGTCGCTGCTCATCACCAAGATGAACCTGACCGAGCCGGAAGCATTCCGCTGGATTCAGAAGACTTCCATGGACCGCCGCCTGTCCATGCGCGAAGTCTCCGACACCATCATCAAGCAGCTCTCCTAA
- a CDS encoding PIN-like domain-containing protein has product MSITRQARTLYSDFVEYKELDRAPLTSIHPGILVAFDSTALACLYNYPAHISDEILRVYSQLRGHAFLPHQALKEFWAALDGTSPVPAAADRVRSALASFKETLPEERNSPWSALRSVAHQLDHSIAQIMRILEPTTDTGSINVARREDDTILPRLNRIFTGHVGAAPSPERHEQQCREALEQGHPLLANASFDADFALWNQCLTEATTRVKGTDCVFVTGGVRDTWLRNGPQVRAASGGKPVRQLANRQLLREYAQATGGGVFRIYTVEEILRLASNQYGVTVSDPTYSAIRAEQPVAV; this is encoded by the coding sequence ATGTCAATCACCCGTCAAGCACGCACCCTGTACTCAGACTTCGTCGAGTACAAGGAACTCGATCGCGCCCCGCTGACTTCCATTCACCCCGGAATTCTCGTCGCCTTCGACTCCACCGCGCTTGCATGCCTCTACAACTACCCAGCCCACATCAGCGACGAAATCCTCCGCGTCTACTCCCAGCTGCGCGGACACGCATTCCTCCCCCACCAGGCACTCAAAGAATTCTGGGCAGCACTCGACGGCACCTCCCCCGTACCCGCCGCCGCAGACCGCGTCCGATCAGCGCTCGCATCCTTCAAAGAAACCCTTCCCGAAGAACGCAACTCCCCCTGGAGCGCGCTGCGTTCAGTCGCGCACCAGCTGGACCACTCCATCGCGCAGATCATGAGGATTCTCGAACCCACCACCGACACCGGATCCATCAACGTGGCACGCCGCGAAGACGACACGATCCTGCCGCGGCTGAACCGCATCTTCACCGGACACGTAGGTGCCGCCCCCAGCCCCGAACGCCACGAACAGCAGTGCCGTGAAGCACTCGAACAGGGCCACCCGCTGCTCGCTAACGCCAGCTTCGACGCCGACTTCGCGCTCTGGAACCAGTGCCTTACCGAAGCAACCACCCGCGTGAAAGGCACCGACTGCGTGTTTGTCACCGGCGGTGTGCGCGACACCTGGCTGCGCAACGGCCCGCAGGTACGCGCCGCATCGGGTGGCAAACCCGTGCGCCAGCTGGCGAACCGTCAGCTGCTGCGTGAATACGCGCAGGCAACCGGAGGCGGCGTGTTCCGCATCTACACCGTTGAGGAGATCCTGCGGCTCGCCTCCAACCAGTACGGCGTGACCGTCAGCGACCCTACCTATAGTGCGATTCGCGCGGAACAGCCCGTTGCCGTGTAA
- the ftsY gene encoding signal recognition particle-docking protein FtsY, with the protein MMIICAIVLGVLVIAGVLFAVLRRPKKTANLQSLRQEAAEASGGSAEKPESSAPRAIELDMPDPSAGRLVRLRARLARSNNMLGKGLLALLSRDRIDQDVWDEVEETLLLADLGSEPTTRLVEALQQRVRVEGTSNPAAVKKMLREELVKIVRPDMDRELKTAGSDGNPGVVLVVGVNGVGKTTTVGKIARVMVADGQTLLLGAADTFRAAASEQLTTWGDRVGVKTVRSEKEGADPASVAFDAVKAGKEQGVDTVLVDTAGRLQNKSGLMDQLGKIKRVIEKEAPVTEVLLVIDATTGQNGMVQAKVFGDIVDVTGIVLTKLDGTAKGGIVVAIQEELGVPVKLIGLGEGPDDLAPFDPEAFVDALLD; encoded by the coding sequence ATGATGATAATCTGCGCAATCGTGCTGGGTGTACTGGTGATCGCCGGTGTACTTTTCGCCGTTCTGCGCCGACCCAAGAAGACCGCGAACCTGCAGTCTTTGCGTCAGGAGGCGGCAGAAGCCTCCGGCGGATCGGCGGAAAAACCCGAAAGCTCGGCACCTCGCGCTATTGAACTTGATATGCCCGACCCGTCCGCGGGTCGCCTGGTGCGTCTGCGTGCCCGCCTGGCACGCTCCAACAACATGCTCGGCAAGGGCCTGCTGGCTCTGCTCTCCCGCGACCGCATCGACCAGGACGTCTGGGACGAGGTCGAAGAAACCCTGCTGCTCGCCGACCTCGGTTCTGAGCCGACCACCCGCCTGGTGGAGGCACTGCAACAGCGCGTGCGCGTTGAGGGTACGAGCAACCCCGCCGCCGTGAAGAAGATGCTCCGCGAGGAGCTCGTGAAGATTGTTCGCCCCGACATGGACCGCGAACTGAAGACCGCCGGTAGCGACGGCAACCCCGGCGTGGTGCTGGTCGTTGGCGTGAACGGCGTCGGTAAGACCACCACGGTCGGTAAGATTGCCCGCGTGATGGTCGCTGACGGTCAGACCCTGCTCCTGGGTGCTGCGGACACGTTCCGTGCGGCCGCGTCTGAGCAGCTGACCACCTGGGGTGACCGCGTGGGTGTGAAGACCGTGCGTTCCGAGAAGGAAGGCGCCGACCCCGCATCCGTCGCGTTTGACGCCGTGAAGGCTGGCAAGGAGCAGGGCGTTGACACCGTGCTCGTGGACACCGCGGGCCGCCTGCAGAACAAGTCCGGTCTGATGGATCAGCTCGGCAAGATTAAGCGCGTTATCGAGAAGGAAGCGCCGGTCACCGAGGTTCTGCTCGTGATTGACGCGACCACCGGCCAGAACGGCATGGTTCAGGCGAAGGTCTTCGGCGATATCGTGGACGTCACCGGTATCGTGCTGACCAAGCTCGACGGCACCGCAAAGGGTGGCATCGTGGTCGCTATCCAGGAGGAGCTCGGCGTTCCCGTCAAGCTCATCGGCCTGGGTGAAGGCCCGGACGACCTGGCGCCGTTCGACCCGGAAGCATTCGTGGACGCGTTGCTGGACTAA
- a CDS encoding MFS transporter → MRNPATTPPVFDPRTIDPNRVPTGLKVLIVASFMIAVGFGLVAPVLPNYAQNFNATVTMATMVVSALAITRLIFAPSAGQLITRWGERPVYTIGMLIVSITSFMIAFAWDYWVLLASRAVAGIGSVMFTVSAMGLLVRLSPAHMRGRISGYYATAFLLGNLLGPVIASALAPFGMRAPFIVYGFSLLAAGLIVWFLMPSQAALEAERDAIMEAAALAEGKGTGVLPSAAPSPAGASGQGAKPGSSSGKSDLPAMKVRDALKFSNYRSALVSNWAIGWSVFGVQSSIIPLAAAYLATGGDMSNSVAGTLLASLAMATNSFGNALTQTFSGRFSDRFGRRVMAFSGLLLAGSAVTFMGFAPVAWVFVSLTACLGIGAAFMGPSIQAAVSDVIGTRRSGGQVLAVYQMFSDFGMILGPLVAGLIADAWGFVPAFIISGLLLVAAAFTWAPFRKARWPKDIADADYTGR, encoded by the coding sequence ATGAGGAACCCTGCCACAACACCGCCTGTTTTTGACCCGCGCACGATTGACCCGAACCGTGTGCCGACCGGTTTGAAGGTTCTGATTGTTGCGTCGTTCATGATTGCGGTGGGTTTTGGTTTGGTGGCGCCGGTACTGCCGAATTATGCGCAGAATTTTAATGCCACGGTCACTATGGCGACGATGGTGGTTTCTGCGTTGGCGATTACGCGCCTGATTTTTGCGCCATCTGCGGGTCAGCTGATTACCCGTTGGGGTGAGCGTCCGGTGTACACGATTGGCATGCTGATTGTGTCAATCACCTCGTTTATGATTGCGTTTGCCTGGGATTATTGGGTGCTGTTGGCTTCGCGTGCGGTGGCGGGTATCGGCTCGGTCATGTTCACGGTTTCTGCGATGGGTCTGCTGGTGCGCCTGTCCCCTGCGCATATGCGCGGCCGTATTTCTGGCTATTATGCGACGGCGTTCCTGCTGGGTAACCTGCTGGGCCCGGTAATTGCGAGCGCGCTTGCGCCGTTTGGTATGCGTGCGCCGTTCATTGTGTATGGTTTTTCGCTGTTGGCGGCGGGCCTGATTGTGTGGTTTTTGATGCCGTCGCAGGCGGCGTTGGAGGCGGAGCGTGACGCGATTATGGAGGCGGCGGCGCTGGCTGAGGGTAAGGGCACCGGGGTGTTGCCGTCGGCGGCGCCTTCGCCTGCTGGAGCATCCGGTCAGGGGGCTAAGCCTGGGTCTTCTTCGGGTAAGAGCGATCTGCCTGCGATGAAGGTTCGTGATGCGTTGAAATTCTCGAATTACCGCTCTGCGCTGGTTTCGAATTGGGCGATTGGCTGGTCGGTGTTTGGTGTGCAGTCGTCGATTATTCCGTTGGCGGCGGCGTATTTGGCGACCGGTGGTGACATGTCTAATTCGGTTGCGGGTACCCTGTTGGCTTCTTTGGCGATGGCGACGAACTCGTTTGGTAATGCGTTGACGCAGACGTTCTCGGGGCGTTTTTCGGATCGTTTTGGTCGCCGTGTGATGGCGTTTTCGGGTCTGCTGTTGGCGGGTTCTGCGGTGACGTTTATGGGTTTCGCGCCGGTGGCGTGGGTGTTTGTGTCGTTGACGGCGTGCCTGGGTATTGGTGCGGCGTTTATGGGCCCGTCGATTCAGGCTGCTGTGTCTGATGTGATTGGTACTCGCCGCAGTGGTGGCCAGGTGTTGGCGGTGTATCAGATGTTTAGTGATTTTGGTATGATTCTGGGTCCGCTGGTGGCTGGTTTGATTGCGGATGCGTGGGGCTTTGTTCCGGCGTTCATTATCAGTGGTTTGTTGTTGGTGGCGGCGGCGTTTACGTGGGCGCCGTTCCGTAAGGCGCGCTGGCCGAAGGATATTGCGGACGCGGACTATACGGGCCGCTAA
- the trpC gene encoding indole-3-glycerol phosphate synthase TrpC, translating to MSTVLDEIIVGVREDLAARVQQVPLEEMKKRALTAAPARDALASLRGEVPGGGNGTTARIISEVKRSSPSKGALGEIPDPAALAARYEAGGAAAISVLTEQRRFNGSLADLDAVRAAVNIPVLRKDFTVDEYQIWEARAHGADLVLLIVAALDEQTLREFLELTESLGMNALVETHTPEEIEVAQRIGAKIVGINVRNLKTLEVNNEHYASLAAHLPNSVIKVAESGVASIEDVRAYAGAGADAVLIGEALVRSGDPEGTVREFSKVPVTR from the coding sequence ATGAGCACCGTTCTCGACGAGATCATCGTCGGCGTCCGCGAAGACCTCGCCGCCCGCGTACAGCAGGTTCCCCTCGAAGAAATGAAGAAGCGCGCCCTCACAGCCGCACCCGCCCGCGACGCGCTCGCCTCCCTCCGCGGTGAAGTACCCGGCGGCGGCAACGGCACCACCGCACGCATTATCTCTGAGGTGAAGCGCTCCTCGCCCTCCAAGGGTGCGCTCGGCGAAATCCCGGACCCCGCCGCGCTCGCCGCACGCTACGAGGCAGGTGGCGCCGCAGCAATCTCGGTACTCACCGAACAGCGCCGATTCAACGGCTCCCTCGCCGACCTCGACGCAGTCCGCGCCGCCGTGAACATCCCCGTGCTACGCAAGGACTTCACCGTCGACGAATACCAGATCTGGGAAGCACGCGCACACGGCGCCGACCTGGTCCTGCTGATTGTGGCGGCCCTCGACGAGCAGACCCTGCGCGAATTCCTCGAACTCACCGAATCGCTCGGCATGAACGCCCTCGTCGAAACCCACACCCCCGAAGAAATCGAGGTCGCCCAGCGCATCGGCGCCAAAATCGTCGGCATCAACGTGCGTAACCTCAAGACCCTCGAAGTCAACAACGAACACTACGCATCCCTCGCAGCGCACCTGCCCAACTCCGTCATCAAGGTCGCCGAATCCGGTGTCGCTAGCATCGAGGACGTACGCGCCTACGCAGGCGCCGGTGCCGATGCGGTACTCATCGGTGAAGCACTGGTACGCTCCGGCGACCCGGAAGGTACCGTGCGTGAATTCTCCAAGGTGCCGGTGACCCGCTAG
- a CDS encoding anthranilate synthase component I, whose translation MQDLGTITPSLEEFRARAASTRVIPVHIKILADSLTPIGIYRSLVLQNDQGEPVEAAHGTFLLESAKISAEGESAAWDRYSFIGASSRSTLTTVDGAVHWQGRTPAGAPVDGDPVEAIAKTLQMLYTEPDPTLPPLTSGLVGYLGWDVVRHWEHLPYPPADDVNLPEFALNMVSDMAIHDNKDGTVLLVANAINFNGTSENVDGAYEDAVARLHSMLRRLQRGAATTTSILSGVADVDRKVREDVTLTWSEQGFKDAIDRSKKNIIDGDVFQIVLSRRFEAETNAKALDVYRVLRQSNPSPYMYLFNFEDSNGTPFHIVGSSPEALVTLKDGIASTHPIAGSRPRGATREEDLALAEELLADQKERSEHLMLVDLARNDLSRIAKPGTVSVDQFMIIERFSHIMHISSAVSAELDPQFSAYDVLRVAFPAGTLSGAPKPRAMQLIDEYEPTRRGVYGGVCGYFDFAGNMDMAIAIRTAVLKEGTAYVQAGAGLVMDSNPDSETLETVNKSAAPLRAVLTASGLAPLDADAAVNATK comes from the coding sequence ATGCAGGATTTGGGCACCATCACCCCCAGCCTCGAAGAATTCCGCGCCCGCGCAGCCAGCACCCGCGTCATTCCCGTACACATCAAAATCCTCGCCGACTCACTCACCCCCATCGGCATCTACCGATCCCTCGTACTCCAAAACGACCAGGGCGAACCCGTCGAAGCAGCCCACGGCACCTTCCTGCTCGAATCCGCCAAAATCTCCGCAGAAGGCGAATCCGCAGCCTGGGACCGCTACTCCTTCATCGGCGCGTCCTCCCGCTCCACCCTCACCACCGTTGACGGCGCAGTCCACTGGCAGGGACGCACCCCCGCCGGCGCACCCGTCGACGGCGACCCCGTAGAAGCCATCGCCAAGACCCTGCAGATGCTCTACACCGAACCCGACCCGACCCTGCCGCCGCTCACCTCCGGCCTGGTCGGCTACCTCGGCTGGGACGTCGTGCGCCACTGGGAGCACCTGCCCTACCCGCCCGCAGATGACGTGAACCTGCCCGAATTCGCGCTCAACATGGTCTCCGACATGGCAATCCACGACAACAAGGACGGCACCGTCCTGCTCGTCGCCAACGCCATCAACTTCAACGGCACCAGCGAAAACGTCGACGGCGCCTACGAAGACGCCGTAGCGCGCCTGCACAGCATGCTCCGCCGCCTGCAGCGCGGCGCCGCAACGACCACCTCCATTCTCTCCGGCGTGGCAGACGTTGACCGCAAGGTCCGCGAAGACGTCACCCTCACCTGGAGCGAACAGGGCTTCAAGGACGCCATCGACCGCTCCAAGAAGAACATCATCGACGGCGACGTCTTCCAGATCGTGCTCTCACGCCGATTCGAAGCCGAAACCAACGCCAAGGCACTCGACGTGTACCGTGTACTGCGCCAGTCCAACCCCTCGCCGTACATGTACCTCTTCAACTTCGAAGACAGCAACGGCACCCCCTTCCACATTGTCGGCTCCTCCCCGGAGGCTCTCGTCACCCTCAAGGACGGCATCGCCAGCACCCACCCCATCGCCGGATCCCGCCCGCGCGGCGCAACCCGCGAAGAGGACCTCGCACTCGCCGAGGAACTGCTCGCCGACCAGAAGGAACGCTCCGAACACCTCATGCTCGTCGACCTGGCACGCAACGACCTCTCGCGCATCGCCAAGCCCGGCACCGTGTCCGTCGACCAGTTCATGATCATTGAGCGTTTCAGCCACATCATGCACATTTCCTCCGCCGTCAGCGCCGAACTCGACCCGCAGTTCAGCGCCTACGACGTGCTGCGCGTCGCCTTCCCGGCAGGCACCCTCTCCGGCGCCCCCAAGCCGCGCGCCATGCAGCTCATCGACGAATACGAACCCACCCGCCGCGGCGTCTACGGCGGCGTGTGCGGCTACTTCGACTTCGCCGGCAACATGGACATGGCAATCGCCATCCGCACCGCCGTACTCAAGGAAGGCACCGCCTACGTACAGGCAGGCGCGGGCCTCGTCATGGACTCCAACCCGGACTCCGAAACCCTCGAAACCGTCAACAAGTCCGCCGCCCCGCTGCGCGCCGTGCTAACCGCCTCCGGCCTAGCACCCCTGGACGCAGACGCAGCCGTCAACGCCACCAAGTAA
- the ribH gene encoding 6,7-dimethyl-8-ribityllumazine synthase: MSGVGAADTTLNPEDYKGFKLAIVAASWHTQVMDGLIDGAQRAARDAGIEPTLVRVPGTFELPVAATRLAEKFDAIVALGVVIRGGTPHFDYVCQGATNGLTDVSVLTGRPIGFGVLTCDNEQQALDRAGLEGSNEDKGYEATAAALQTAATLKQFSN; this comes from the coding sequence ATGAGCGGCGTAGGCGCAGCAGACACCACCCTCAACCCTGAAGACTACAAGGGCTTCAAGCTCGCAATCGTAGCGGCAAGCTGGCACACCCAGGTCATGGACGGCCTCATTGACGGTGCGCAGCGTGCAGCACGCGACGCAGGCATCGAGCCGACCCTCGTGCGCGTTCCCGGCACCTTCGAACTGCCCGTCGCAGCAACCCGCCTCGCCGAGAAGTTCGACGCAATTGTCGCGCTCGGCGTGGTCATCCGCGGTGGCACCCCCCACTTCGACTACGTCTGCCAGGGCGCAACCAACGGCCTGACCGACGTGTCCGTGCTGACCGGCCGACCCATCGGCTTCGGCGTGCTCACCTGCGATAACGAGCAGCAGGCACTCGACCGCGCAGGCTTGGAAGGCTCCAACGAAGACAAGGGCTACGAGGCGACCGCAGCGGCACTGCAGACCGCAGCAACCCTCAAGCAGTTCAGCAACTAA
- a CDS encoding GTP cyclohydrolase II has protein sequence MSETPNTQATPGTSASGTPAAVTLAEPGTLVEPIEAQAEELSAESLRIASQLAEGYRVSPLDMVPNPSPLLVESTEEVAVPTPQGLFGLRAWRFADGAEHISARALDRDGTPVPAEDGGAPAVRIHSECATGDIFGSFRCDCGPQLENGLRIISRTGGYLIYVRNHEGRGIGLVNKLRAYALQDAGLDTLDANLALGLDGDMRDYSQAALILQELGVNELRLVTNNPAKQEALESLGLQVTEIIPDEIPARVENAHYLQTKRERMRHVLKSA, from the coding sequence ATGAGCGAAACCCCTAACACCCAGGCAACGCCGGGCACTTCCGCATCGGGTACCCCCGCGGCTGTCACCTTGGCAGAGCCGGGCACCCTGGTCGAGCCGATTGAGGCGCAGGCTGAAGAGCTCAGCGCCGAATCCCTGCGCATCGCCTCCCAGCTCGCTGAAGGCTACCGAGTCAGCCCCCTCGACATGGTGCCCAACCCCAGCCCGCTACTGGTCGAAAGCACCGAAGAGGTCGCCGTACCCACCCCGCAGGGCCTGTTCGGTCTGCGCGCCTGGCGATTCGCAGACGGCGCCGAGCACATCAGCGCCCGCGCCCTCGACCGTGACGGCACCCCCGTACCCGCCGAGGACGGGGGAGCACCCGCGGTACGCATCCACTCCGAATGCGCCACCGGCGACATTTTCGGTTCCTTCCGATGCGATTGCGGCCCCCAGCTGGAGAACGGCCTGCGCATCATCAGCCGCACCGGCGGGTACCTCATCTACGTGCGCAACCACGAAGGACGCGGCATCGGCCTGGTCAACAAGCTCCGCGCCTACGCACTGCAGGATGCCGGACTCGACACCCTCGACGCGAACCTGGCGCTCGGCCTGGACGGCGACATGCGCGACTATTCGCAGGCGGCACTGATTCTGCAGGAACTCGGCGTGAACGAGCTGAGGCTCGTGACCAACAACCCCGCCAAGCAGGAGGCGCTCGAAAGCCTCGGCCTGCAGGTCACCGAAATCATCCCGGACGAAATTCCCGCCCGAGTCGAGAACGCACACTACCTGCAGACCAAGCGTGAGCGTATGCGCCACGTGCTCAAAAGCGCGTAG
- the ribB gene encoding 3,4-dihydroxy-2-butanone-4-phosphate synthase, whose product MFTGIIGALGTVESITPIEGSDAAYLTLSAGDIVADLEHGGSLAVNGVCLTAIDLDQLQPGQFRAYAMGETLRRTNLGNLNPGDTVNLERCLPAGGRLDGHVVQGHVDAVGTLASVTAHEAWSTLRFNLPTELAPLLAEKGSIAVSGVSLTVTAVSEPGETPAWFEVGLIPETLKATNLGALKVGDSVNLETDALAKYVQRLTAFAGVSQASSSEQVAPRRADAASVLDSVQTAVDAIAAGRAVVVVDDEDRENEGDIIFAAEHATPELMGFMIRYTSGVVCAPLSNKRADEMNLPPMVTNNEDPKGTAYTVSCDAASGVSTGISAADRARTVQILADASSTPADITRPGHIFPLRAVDGGVAERPGHTEAAVELSLAAGLSGVGVIAEVVHDDGSMMRFDALRAFATEHNLPMISIEDLIKYVAKA is encoded by the coding sequence ATGTTTACCGGAATCATTGGCGCCCTCGGCACCGTAGAATCCATCACCCCCATCGAAGGTAGCGACGCAGCCTACCTGACCCTCAGCGCCGGTGACATTGTCGCCGACCTCGAACACGGTGGCTCCCTCGCCGTCAACGGTGTATGCCTCACCGCTATCGACCTCGACCAGCTGCAGCCCGGCCAGTTCCGCGCCTACGCGATGGGTGAGACTCTGCGCCGCACCAACCTCGGCAACCTGAACCCCGGGGACACCGTCAACCTGGAGCGCTGCCTGCCCGCCGGTGGCCGCCTCGACGGTCACGTCGTGCAGGGCCACGTGGATGCGGTCGGTACCCTCGCATCCGTCACCGCGCACGAGGCGTGGAGCACACTGCGCTTCAACCTGCCCACCGAACTGGCGCCCCTGCTCGCTGAGAAGGGCTCCATCGCGGTTTCTGGCGTGTCCCTGACCGTCACCGCGGTATCTGAGCCCGGCGAAACCCCCGCATGGTTCGAGGTCGGCCTGATTCCCGAAACCCTGAAGGCAACCAACCTCGGCGCGCTCAAGGTCGGCGATAGCGTGAACCTTGAGACCGATGCGCTCGCCAAGTACGTGCAGCGTCTGACCGCGTTCGCAGGCGTGTCCCAGGCCTCTTCCTCCGAGCAGGTTGCGCCGCGTCGCGCCGACGCTGCAAGCGTCCTCGACAGCGTGCAGACCGCGGTGGACGCTATCGCCGCAGGTCGCGCCGTGGTCGTCGTCGACGATGAAGACCGCGAAAACGAAGGCGACATCATCTTCGCCGCCGAGCACGCAACCCCCGAGCTGATGGGCTTCATGATCCGCTACACCTCCGGCGTGGTCTGCGCACCCCTGAGCAACAAGCGTGCCGATGAGATGAACCTGCCGCCCATGGTCACCAACAACGAAGACCCCAAGGGCACCGCATACACCGTCTCCTGCGATGCGGCATCCGGCGTGAGCACCGGCATTTCCGCGGCAGATCGCGCACGCACCGTGCAGATCCTCGCGGACGCATCCTCCACCCCGGCTGACATCACCCGCCCGGGCCACATCTTCCCGCTGCGCGCCGTTGACGGCGGCGTGGCGGAGCGCCCCGGCCACACCGAAGCCGCAGTGGAACTCTCCCTCGCGGCGGGCCTGTCCGGCGTGGGCGTTATCGCCGAGGTCGTGCACGACGACGGCTCCATGATGCGTTTCGACGCACTGCGCGCCTTCGCAACCGAGCACAACCTGCCCATGATCTCTATCGAAGACCTCATCAAGTACGTAGCTAAGGCGTAG